AGTTTGAAGTTATATTTCACTATTTTTGTACTGGTTGTATTGCTGCTAGTCGCTTTCGCTTTTGGTAGTCAAAATGATCAGCTAATCACGTTAAACTATTTCATTGCTAAGGCAACGATGCCAGTCGCAATGGCGGTAAGTATATTTGCTGGCTTAGGATTTCTTTTCGGCTTGGTATTTATGTTTCTTATAAATTTGCTTAAGCCACTCAAGCGTAAACAAAATAAAGGCTAAGAAATCCTATGCTTGAGTTGTTGTTTCTATTGTTGCCTGTTGCCATGGGATATGGATGGTTTATGGGGCGCAATAGCATTAAGCAAAAAGATCAAAATGCTAAGCAAGATTTATCCATTAAATACTCAACAGGTTTGAATTACCTATTATCGAATCAGCAAGATAAAGCTATCGATTATTTGATTGAGGCGCTCAAAGTAGAAGACGATACCGTTGAAGCGCATTTTGCAATGGCAAACCTTTTTCGCAAGCGCGGTGAGCTCGACCGAGCACTTAAAGTACACGAACACCTAGTACGCAATGGCAATTTG
The nucleotide sequence above comes from Thalassotalea euphylliae. Encoded proteins:
- a CDS encoding lipopolysaccharide assembly protein LapA domain-containing protein — protein: MLLVAFAFGSQNDQLITLNYFIAKATMPVAMAVSIFAGLGFLFGLVFMFLINLLKPLKRKQNKG